A stretch of Acidobacteriota bacterium DNA encodes these proteins:
- a CDS encoding DEAD/DEAH box helicase yields MPLDDNKDYPGREDVNIPTPAAEPEPEKPVGFGYLGLEPELLQAVDDLGFTQPTPIQADAIPPAMEGRDVLGAAMTGSGKTAAFLLPILQQLLARRRGVTRGLVLTPTRELAAQVEQHLQDLGKYTDLTAAVIHGGVAFEPQERAIRRGFDMIIATPGRLLDHLRRPYGHLDEVEFLVLDEADRMLDMGFIPDVRRILGKMPARRQTMLFSATMPGPIASLSRELLREPATINIERKAAPATGITQAAYFVRHAYKPALLLHLLRHGGIDNALAFTRTKDRADRLASYLSNHGVKVTAIHGDRSQVQRTRALEAFKKGKFRVLVATDVAARGIDVEGLSHVINVDVPAQPEDYIHRIGRTGRQQATGDAMTFVAARELADLHAIERAIRSKLPRIQVEDFDYDKGRSKLDDPPAPKAVAKPPVPVSAAEPVAPKPRPSTPKTAASPPTPQPSAPLAAETPAPSLASGNFDNEVPAEAREAEIAPVEPATDDRTEVLYRFAKRCAWRRGDKVPLRPAAPQPAAPQPASPPPAPKPATLRSAAPQAAPPQAAPPAPAAARPVSPKPSAPQPAPAKAESSEPTPPRPAAPRPAAPQAVPPQPSAPQAASPGPSAKAQRRPRPERSEILERYRSMRRRQRG; encoded by the coding sequence ATGCCCCTTGACGACAACAAAGACTATCCAGGCCGTGAAGACGTGAACATCCCCACGCCGGCGGCGGAACCGGAGCCGGAGAAACCCGTCGGTTTCGGCTATCTCGGTCTCGAACCGGAACTGTTGCAGGCGGTCGACGATCTCGGCTTCACGCAGCCCACGCCGATCCAGGCGGACGCCATCCCGCCGGCGATGGAGGGCCGCGACGTACTCGGCGCCGCGATGACCGGCAGCGGTAAGACGGCGGCTTTCCTGCTGCCGATCCTGCAGCAGCTCCTGGCCCGGCGCCGGGGAGTGACCCGCGGCCTGGTGCTCACCCCCACCCGCGAGCTGGCGGCGCAGGTCGAGCAACATCTACAGGATCTCGGCAAATACACCGATCTGACCGCCGCAGTGATCCACGGTGGCGTCGCCTTCGAGCCCCAGGAGCGCGCCATCCGGCGCGGTTTCGACATGATCATCGCCACCCCGGGGCGGCTGCTGGACCATCTGCGGCGGCCCTACGGCCACCTCGACGAGGTGGAGTTCCTAGTGCTCGACGAGGCGGACCGGATGCTCGACATGGGTTTCATTCCGGACGTTCGCCGTATCCTCGGCAAGATGCCCGCCCGCCGCCAGACGATGCTGTTCTCGGCCACCATGCCGGGGCCCATCGCTTCGCTGTCGCGCGAACTGCTGCGCGAGCCGGCGACCATCAACATCGAGCGCAAGGCGGCGCCGGCGACGGGCATCACTCAGGCCGCCTACTTCGTGCGCCACGCCTACAAGCCGGCGCTGCTGCTGCACCTGCTGCGCCACGGCGGGATCGACAACGCCCTCGCCTTCACCCGCACCAAGGACCGGGCGGACCGCCTGGCGAGCTACCTTTCGAACCACGGCGTCAAGGTGACGGCGATTCATGGCGACCGCTCACAGGTGCAGCGCACCCGTGCTCTGGAGGCCTTCAAGAAGGGCAAGTTCCGGGTGCTGGTGGCAACGGACGTGGCGGCCCGCGGCATCGACGTGGAGGGGCTGTCCCACGTGATCAACGTGGACGTGCCGGCACAGCCGGAGGACTACATCCACCGCATCGGCCGCACCGGACGCCAGCAGGCGACGGGTGACGCGATGACCTTCGTGGCGGCGCGCGAGCTGGCGGATCTGCACGCCATCGAGCGGGCGATCCGCTCCAAGCTGCCGCGCATCCAAGTGGAAGATTTCGACTACGACAAGGGTCGTTCGAAGCTCGACGATCCGCCGGCGCCGAAGGCCGTAGCGAAGCCTCCGGTTCCGGTGTCCGCCGCCGAGCCCGTTGCGCCGAAGCCCCGGCCGTCGACACCGAAGACTGCGGCCTCGCCGCCCACCCCGCAGCCGTCTGCGCCACTGGCGGCGGAGACGCCGGCGCCGTCGCTCGCCTCCGGGAACTTCGACAACGAGGTACCCGCCGAGGCGCGGGAGGCGGAGATCGCGCCGGTGGAACCGGCGACGGACGATCGCACCGAGGTGCTCTACCGCTTCGCCAAGCGCTGTGCCTGGCGGCGCGGGGATAAGGTTCCGCTGCGGCCGGCCGCGCCTCAGCCGGCCGCGCCTCAGCCGGCCTCGCCGCCGCCTGCACCGAAGCCGGCTACGCTTCGATCGGCCGCACCTCAGGCGGCCCCACCTCAGGCGGCCCCACCCGCGCCGGCTGCCGCCAGGCCGGTTTCTCCCAAACCGTCTGCACCCCAGCCGGCGCCGGCCAAAGCAGAATCGTCCGAACCAACCCCACCTCGGCCGGCCGCACCTCGGCCGGCCGCACCTCAGGCGGTCCCGCCTCAGCCGTCTGCACCTCAAGCGGCCTCACCTGGGCCGTCGGCCAAGGCGCAGCGGAGACCGCGTCCGGAACGCTCGGAGATCCTGGAGCGCTATCGCTCCATGCGCCGGCGTCAGCGAGGGTAG
- the rocD gene encoding ornithine--oxo-acid transaminase produces the protein MTTAPIQTAPGLSSTELIALEDHYGAHNYHPLDVVITRAEGIWVWDVEGQKFMDFLASYSAVNQGHCHPKIVAALVEQASRVALTSRAFRNDQLGLFYKDLCELTGYAKVLPMNSGAEAVETAIKAARKWAYTVKGVEQDQAEILVFDQNFHGRTTTIVGFSSEDQYKEGFGPFTPGFKILPYGDIDAVRQAIGPNTAAVMIEPIQGEGGIIVPPEGFLRELREVTSQHNVLLMADEIQSGLGRTGKMFCFEHEGIRPDVVIIGKALSGGLYPVSAMLSDDEVMGVFHPGDHGSTYGGNPVAAAVARTALQVLVDEDLIENSARLGRYLMDRLRAMNSPHVHEIRGKGLWVGIELTPAAGGARKFCEALQNRGVLCKETHENVIRIAPPLTITQEELDWALERIEAVLA, from the coding sequence ATGACCACTGCCCCCATCCAGACCGCGCCCGGCCTCAGCAGCACCGAATTGATTGCCCTCGAAGACCACTACGGAGCCCACAACTACCACCCCTTGGATGTCGTCATCACCCGCGCCGAGGGCATCTGGGTGTGGGACGTCGAAGGCCAAAAGTTCATGGACTTCCTGGCCTCCTATTCGGCCGTCAACCAGGGCCACTGCCATCCCAAGATCGTCGCCGCCCTGGTCGAACAGGCGAGCCGCGTGGCGCTCACCTCGCGCGCCTTCCGCAACGACCAGCTCGGCTTGTTCTACAAAGACCTTTGCGAGCTGACCGGCTACGCCAAGGTGCTGCCGATGAATAGCGGCGCCGAGGCGGTGGAAACGGCGATCAAGGCGGCTCGCAAGTGGGCCTACACGGTGAAGGGCGTCGAACAGGACCAGGCGGAAATCCTCGTCTTCGACCAAAACTTCCACGGCCGCACCACCACCATCGTCGGCTTCTCCTCAGAAGACCAGTACAAGGAAGGCTTCGGCCCCTTCACCCCGGGCTTCAAGATCCTGCCCTACGGCGATATCGACGCCGTGCGCCAGGCGATTGGCCCAAACACCGCCGCCGTAATGATCGAGCCGATCCAGGGCGAAGGCGGCATCATCGTTCCGCCGGAAGGCTTCCTGCGCGAGCTGCGGGAGGTCACCTCCCAGCACAACGTGCTGCTGATGGCCGATGAGATCCAGTCCGGCCTCGGCCGCACCGGCAAGATGTTCTGCTTCGAGCACGAAGGCATCCGGCCAGACGTGGTGATCATCGGCAAGGCCCTCTCCGGTGGCCTCTACCCGGTGTCCGCGATGCTCTCGGACGACGAAGTGATGGGCGTCTTCCACCCCGGCGACCACGGCTCCACCTACGGCGGCAACCCGGTGGCCGCCGCCGTCGCCCGCACCGCCCTCCAGGTGTTGGTGGACGAAGACCTGATCGAAAACTCCGCCCGCCTGGGCCGGTACCTGATGGATCGGCTGCGGGCCATGAACTCACCGCACGTGCACGAAATCCGCGGCAAGGGCCTGTGGGTGGGCATCGAACTCACCCCAGCCGCCGGCGGCGCCCGCAAGTTCTGCGAAGCACTCCAGAACCGCGGCGTACTGTGCAAAGAGACGCACGAAAACGTCATCCGCATCGCCCCCCCGCTCACCATCACCCAGGAAGAGTTGGATTGGGCCTTGGAGCGGATCGAGGCGGTTCTGGCGTAG
- a CDS encoding Fic family protein: MSSFSPRFTITNAITQGLTSIERARGFLEAATLSEEWVRRMSQRALLLEAHHTTHIEGTELTLDEAERLWSGGEVALAKQDDARELLNYRDAFALVSDYLGSGEPITEGLIREIHKRLVEGVRGGEGGPGAYRTIQNYVVNSTTREVIYTPPPPSEVAPAMAELVRWLRKEEAVHPVLVAGIAQFQLVHIHPFLDGNGRTSRLLSTLCLYRSGYDFKRLFTLSEFYDRDRTAFYQALQGVREQGMDLTGWLGYFVEGLATQLAEVRARGEAAIRTDVIAAERGLNARQVAALDQVLANQRLTVGYLEKLFPETSRRTIQRDLRGLVEKGILREVATGPTDPNRHYVLGEL; the protein is encoded by the coding sequence ATGAGCAGCTTTTCCCCCAGGTTCACGATCACCAACGCCATCACCCAAGGGCTGACGTCGATCGAGCGGGCTCGCGGCTTCCTGGAAGCGGCAACGCTCTCGGAAGAGTGGGTGCGGCGCATGAGCCAGCGGGCGCTGCTGCTCGAAGCCCACCACACCACCCACATCGAAGGCACCGAATTGACCCTCGACGAAGCCGAGCGCCTGTGGAGCGGCGGCGAGGTCGCCTTGGCGAAGCAGGACGACGCGCGCGAGCTGCTCAACTACCGGGACGCCTTTGCCCTGGTTTCCGACTACCTCGGCAGCGGCGAGCCAATCACCGAGGGCCTCATCCGGGAAATCCACAAGCGGCTGGTCGAAGGGGTACGGGGCGGCGAGGGAGGCCCCGGCGCCTACCGGACAATCCAGAACTACGTCGTCAACAGCACCACCCGCGAAGTGATCTACACCCCCCCGCCACCTTCGGAGGTCGCCCCGGCCATGGCCGAGTTGGTGCGCTGGCTGCGGAAAGAAGAGGCCGTTCACCCGGTCCTCGTAGCGGGCATCGCCCAGTTCCAACTGGTGCACATCCACCCGTTCCTGGACGGCAACGGACGTACCTCCCGGCTGCTCTCCACCCTCTGCCTGTACCGCTCCGGCTACGACTTCAAGCGCCTGTTCACCCTGAGCGAGTTCTACGACCGCGACCGCACCGCCTTCTACCAGGCGCTCCAAGGCGTGCGCGAACAAGGAATGGACCTGACCGGCTGGCTCGGCTACTTCGTCGAAGGGCTGGCAACCCAGCTCGCCGAAGTCAGAGCGCGCGGCGAGGCGGCCATCCGCACCGATGTGATCGCAGCGGAGCGCGGCCTCAACGCCCGCCAGGTCGCGGCCTTGGACCAGGTTCTGGCGAACCAGCGCCTGACCGTGGGCTATCTCGAGAAACTGTTTCCGGAAACCAGTCGCCGGACTATACAGCGCGATCTCAGGGGGTTGGTCGAGAAAGGGATTCTGCGAGAAGTTGCGACGGGACCGACGGATCCCAATCGGCACTATGTTCTTGGGGAGCTGTGA
- the lepB gene encoding signal peptidase I — protein sequence MTDTQAQTSDLPEPAAPTAEAGEKPKASGARGFWHEWVKPFLIVLLVVFSFRSAVADWNDVPTGSMRPTILEGERIFVNKLAYDLKIPFTRVRLAEWSDPQRGDVVVLYSPKGERKRLVKRVIGVPGDEVSMVRGRLRINGEVASYQRFAPEDHEGALGLEVGALVADGRVLWESMEDLDRHPVIWRQAPGSPQQRNFGPNIIPEGQYWVMGDNRDNSSDSRSFGVVDRNLIVGEATAVVFSLDPERSRRPRWSRFFLGLP from the coding sequence ATGACCGACACCCAGGCCCAAACCTCCGACCTTCCCGAACCGGCGGCGCCGACCGCAGAAGCCGGCGAGAAGCCCAAGGCCTCCGGCGCCCGCGGCTTCTGGCACGAGTGGGTCAAGCCCTTTCTGATCGTCCTGTTGGTGGTGTTCTCCTTCCGCTCGGCGGTCGCCGACTGGAACGACGTACCCACCGGCTCCATGCGGCCGACCATCCTCGAAGGGGAGCGGATCTTCGTCAACAAGTTGGCCTACGACCTGAAGATCCCTTTCACCCGCGTCCGCCTCGCCGAGTGGAGCGATCCCCAGCGCGGCGACGTGGTGGTCCTCTACTCGCCCAAGGGCGAACGCAAGCGGCTGGTCAAGCGGGTGATCGGCGTACCCGGCGACGAGGTGTCGATGGTCCGCGGGCGCTTGCGCATCAACGGCGAAGTGGCCTCCTACCAGCGCTTCGCGCCAGAAGACCACGAAGGCGCCCTCGGCCTCGAAGTCGGAGCGCTGGTCGCCGACGGGCGCGTCCTGTGGGAGTCCATGGAAGACCTCGACCGCCACCCGGTCATCTGGCGTCAAGCCCCCGGCAGTCCCCAACAGCGCAACTTCGGGCCGAACATCATCCCCGAAGGCCAGTACTGGGTGATGGGCGACAACCGCGACAACAGCAGCGACTCCCGCAGCTTCGGCGTGGTGGACCGCAACCTGATCGTCGGCGAAGCGACGGCGGTGGTGTTCTCGCTCGATCCAGAGCGGAGCCGGCGGCCCCGGTGGAGCCGGTTCTTCCTCGGCCTACCCTAA
- a CDS encoding dienelactone hydrolase family protein yields the protein MNRILTGHLGLRWTLYLPPLAMALLLGAGCGGSAADDSSDDYAARMAQEHDGDTPVAGDAGRAADTTRKITTTQPVYATVDGTEVTGYFAEPLGAADDTPGLLVIHEWWGLNDNIETMARMFAQQGYRALAVDLYGGQMAEDPEGARALMQAAMESPERAQENLRQAHAFLTGRGAGRTGSIGWCFGGAWSLESALLLPGELDAAVIYYGRLVTDKKRLAPLTAPILGIFGSEDRGIPVAQVEAFEAALDELGKVAEIHLYEGANHAFANPSGSRYAPQAAKDAWEKTLAFFDAHLSDDESDSDQNEADES from the coding sequence ATGAATCGAATTCTCACCGGCCACCTTGGCCTGCGTTGGACTCTCTATCTCCCGCCGTTGGCGATGGCCCTGCTGCTCGGCGCAGGCTGCGGCGGCAGCGCCGCGGACGACTCGAGCGATGACTACGCTGCCCGCATGGCCCAAGAGCACGACGGCGACACTCCGGTCGCCGGTGACGCGGGCCGCGCGGCGGACACGACCCGGAAGATCACCACCACCCAGCCGGTGTATGCGACGGTCGACGGCACCGAGGTAACCGGCTACTTCGCCGAGCCGCTGGGCGCCGCGGACGACACGCCCGGCCTGCTGGTGATCCACGAGTGGTGGGGCCTCAACGACAACATCGAGACGATGGCCCGAATGTTCGCCCAGCAGGGCTATCGCGCCCTGGCGGTGGACCTCTACGGCGGTCAGATGGCGGAGGACCCGGAGGGCGCCCGGGCGCTGATGCAGGCGGCGATGGAGTCGCCGGAGCGGGCGCAGGAGAACCTGCGCCAGGCGCACGCCTTTTTGACCGGCCGCGGCGCCGGGCGCACCGGCTCCATCGGCTGGTGTTTCGGTGGCGCCTGGTCTCTCGAAAGCGCCCTGCTGCTGCCCGGCGAGCTGGACGCGGCGGTGATCTACTACGGCCGCCTGGTGACCGACAAGAAACGACTGGCGCCGCTCACCGCTCCGATCCTCGGCATCTTCGGGTCCGAAGACCGGGGCATCCCGGTGGCCCAGGTCGAAGCTTTCGAGGCAGCCCTCGACGAGCTGGGAAAGGTCGCCGAGATCCACCTCTATGAAGGCGCGAACCACGCCTTCGCCAACCCTTCCGGCAGCCGCTACGCGCCGCAGGCGGCGAAGGACGCCTGGGAGAAGACCCTCGCCTTTTTCGACGCCCACTTGAGCGACGATGAGAGCGATTCCGACCAGAACGAGGCGGACGAGAGCTAG
- a CDS encoding sodium/proline symporter → MLLAAATSADPASAVTESGAAVAAFVLYLTAVVVIGAFSSRFSSAGISEFFVGGRRMNRYVVALSAVVSGRSAWLLLGMTGLAYVRGASALWAVVGYISVELFLFLSYGRRLRQFSEVHDCVTLPDFFAARLEDRSGLLRLLLVAIILIFLVSYVAAQFVAGGKAFSAGFGLEPTQGVLLTAVIILLYTVLGGFLAVSLTDLMQAVLMLLALVVLPVLAVAEAGGLGAVLDQLRAIDPALTDPTAIAVGTLLGFLGIGLGSPGNPHILTRFMSIDDAEQLRTAAVVGTLWNVLMAGGAIFIGLAGRVYFPRAEMLVAGDTENLYPALAQQLLHPFLFGLVIASIFAAIMSTADSQLLVAASGVVRDGYEKVLQRGHQVPQKRLVQMSRAVVLLLVVLALVLGLLARDLVFWFVLFSWAGLGAALGPTSILALYWRRTTRAGVIAGLVVGTAVTIVWKLTAPLGGFYELIPAFFSSLAVTMAVSLTTRPPERVEALMADCRSSESLRL, encoded by the coding sequence GTGCTTCTCGCCGCCGCCACGTCCGCCGATCCGGCGAGCGCCGTGACCGAGAGCGGTGCCGCCGTTGCCGCCTTCGTGCTGTATCTGACGGCGGTCGTCGTCATCGGCGCCTTCTCATCGCGTTTCTCCTCCGCCGGCATCTCGGAGTTCTTTGTCGGCGGGCGGCGCATGAACCGCTATGTGGTGGCGCTGTCGGCGGTGGTCTCCGGCCGCAGCGCCTGGCTGCTCCTGGGGATGACCGGCCTGGCTTATGTGCGCGGCGCTTCGGCACTGTGGGCGGTGGTGGGCTATATCAGCGTGGAGCTGTTCCTGTTCCTCTCTTATGGCCGGCGGCTGCGGCAATTCAGCGAGGTGCACGACTGCGTCACCCTGCCGGATTTCTTCGCTGCCCGGCTGGAGGACCGGAGCGGCCTCCTCCGCCTGCTGCTGGTCGCCATCATCCTGATCTTCCTGGTCAGTTACGTCGCCGCCCAGTTCGTCGCCGGCGGCAAGGCCTTCTCGGCCGGTTTCGGCCTGGAGCCGACCCAGGGGGTGCTGTTGACCGCCGTCATCATCTTGCTGTACACGGTGCTCGGGGGCTTCCTGGCGGTCAGCCTGACGGATCTGATGCAGGCGGTGTTGATGCTGCTGGCGCTGGTGGTGCTGCCGGTCCTGGCGGTGGCCGAAGCGGGAGGCCTGGGGGCAGTGCTCGACCAGCTCCGGGCGATCGACCCGGCGCTGACGGATCCCACGGCGATCGCCGTCGGCACCCTGCTGGGCTTTCTCGGCATCGGCCTCGGTTCGCCGGGCAACCCGCACATCCTCACCCGCTTCATGTCCATCGACGACGCCGAGCAGCTACGCACGGCGGCGGTGGTGGGCACCCTGTGGAACGTGTTGATGGCCGGCGGCGCGATCTTCATCGGCCTCGCCGGTCGGGTGTACTTCCCCAGGGCCGAAATGCTGGTGGCCGGCGACACGGAGAACCTCTACCCGGCCCTCGCCCAGCAGCTTCTCCACCCGTTCCTCTTCGGCCTGGTGATCGCCTCGATCTTCGCGGCGATCATGTCGACGGCGGACTCCCAGCTCCTGGTGGCCGCTTCCGGGGTGGTGCGCGATGGCTACGAGAAGGTGCTCCAGCGCGGCCATCAGGTGCCCCAGAAACGGCTGGTCCAGATGTCCCGCGCGGTGGTACTCCTGCTGGTGGTGCTGGCCCTGGTACTCGGGCTGCTGGCTCGGGACCTGGTGTTCTGGTTTGTGCTATTCTCCTGGGCCGGCCTGGGGGCGGCCCTCGGACCGACGTCCATCCTCGCGCTGTACTGGCGGCGCACCACTCGCGCCGGAGTCATCGCCGGACTGGTCGTCGGCACCGCGGTGACCATCGTCTGGAAGTTGACCGCCCCCCTCGGCGGCTTCTACGAATTGATTCCGGCCTTTTTCTCAAGCCTCGCCGTCACGATGGCGGTGAGCTTGACGACTCGCCCACCGGAGCGCGTCGAGGCCCTGATGGCAGATTGCAGATCGTCAGAATCCTTGCGACTGTAG
- the rpsD gene encoding 30S ribosomal protein S4, with protein MNYTGPKVRLSRALGIAITPKAARIMERKPYPPGQHGAGPRRRRVSGYKAQLLEKQRLRAQYNVSEKQMRRYFARAMRAKGNPADRLVSLLEVRMDALVLRGNLARTIYSARQYVAHGHLEVNGRPSNRPGHALRPGDVIRVRQRSQRMLCIREALQSGGTTPDYITVDPDGLSIQLERFPQREEIPVMCDVQQVIEFYSR; from the coding sequence ATGAATTACACCGGCCCCAAAGTCCGCCTCTCCAGAGCGCTGGGAATCGCCATCACCCCGAAGGCAGCGCGCATTATGGAGCGCAAGCCATACCCTCCCGGCCAACACGGTGCGGGCCCTCGCCGACGCAGGGTCAGCGGCTACAAGGCACAGTTGCTCGAAAAGCAGCGCCTGCGCGCCCAGTACAACGTCAGCGAGAAGCAGATGCGGCGATATTTCGCCCGCGCAATGCGGGCGAAGGGCAACCCGGCGGACCGCCTGGTGTCCCTGCTCGAGGTGCGGATGGACGCCCTGGTGCTGCGAGGCAATCTCGCGCGCACGATCTACTCCGCTCGTCAGTACGTCGCCCACGGACATCTCGAGGTCAACGGCCGGCCGTCGAACCGGCCCGGCCATGCTCTGCGTCCCGGAGACGTGATCCGAGTGCGTCAGCGCAGCCAGCGCATGCTGTGCATCCGCGAAGCGCTGCAAAGCGGCGGTACGACCCCTGACTACATCACCGTCGACCCCGACGGCCTATCCATCCAGTTGGAACGCTTCCCTCAGCGGGAGGAGATTCCAGTGATGTGCGACGTGCAGCAGGTCATCGAGTTTTACTCGCGCTAG
- a CDS encoding TonB-dependent receptor: protein MMTSHVCRLFLAGSIVLACSPIPLLAEAIEETASEEVEAAEAKKDETAPKPAVEDAILVTGQLLADTLQDTPESVAVWRSDDLTDAGMEQLEDVFNQTANAYQIANGEGFGIRGINHNSVGTGGSGELGSYYVDGVALTGFAKRFGPMDLWDVSQIEILRGPQTTNVGRNALAGAVVLRTQEPVNFRQSRWRLGLGEEATWSVAGMVNEPLSENSSLRITAESWNSDGFVNNPTRGEDDFDARENLTLRGKYLYRPTGRQDVSWLLTAQYGETRRGNDIVDLSRIDERLNFSNLEDFEENDSVVLSSDLSWSLGDRWSVRSITSFLDAEYRRFDDDDQSAGGDNAFRGRDSTDRNWAQDVRFEYSGGAVRGVSGVYYTEVDSDGQTLGEVSLAPAILGIPSILLPFYPEIIGVGLQSPFDIQTTNFAAFTRWDRQFGDRWSVFGGVRYDLEEQTSDQTTGTSLLTPLPDTSGLPPQIAGAIEAVNAVLLAQVGTSTAQTDTEYDAFLPEFGFSYDWSEAVTTGLFYKRGYRAGGAELSLTGRQNEYDPETLDLIEASLRSLLADGRLVFNANLYYGDWTDQQVNVQQSDNAFDFLTENAGESKIYGAEADLRYRARGSWDVYGSLGYAYTEFTEFESASEGVLSGNRFSLAPEWTAAAGANYRFLDGWFVHGDVNYQSEAFSSVENDPDLVADSRTLVNLRGGYETARFSVLASLENVTDETFAITAFRNVDGRTLGKVGNPRQGLLQLILRF from the coding sequence ATGATGACCTCGCACGTCTGCCGGCTATTTCTCGCCGGTTCGATCGTTCTCGCCTGTTCTCCCATCCCTCTCCTCGCTGAAGCGATCGAGGAAACGGCGAGCGAGGAGGTTGAGGCCGCCGAAGCAAAGAAGGACGAAACAGCGCCAAAGCCAGCCGTGGAAGACGCCATCTTGGTCACCGGCCAACTGCTAGCGGACACCCTTCAGGACACGCCCGAGAGCGTCGCCGTCTGGCGGTCGGACGATCTGACGGATGCCGGCATGGAGCAGCTCGAGGATGTCTTCAACCAGACGGCCAACGCCTACCAGATCGCCAACGGCGAAGGCTTTGGCATCCGCGGCATCAACCACAACAGCGTCGGCACCGGCGGGTCCGGTGAACTGGGCAGCTACTACGTGGACGGCGTGGCCCTGACCGGTTTCGCCAAGCGCTTCGGTCCGATGGATCTGTGGGACGTCAGCCAGATCGAGATTCTGCGCGGTCCGCAAACCACCAATGTCGGCCGCAATGCCCTGGCCGGTGCCGTGGTTTTGCGAACCCAAGAACCGGTGAACTTCCGCCAGAGCCGCTGGCGCTTGGGTCTCGGCGAAGAGGCCACCTGGAGCGTGGCGGGAATGGTCAACGAGCCGCTGAGCGAGAACTCGTCGCTGCGCATCACCGCCGAGTCATGGAACTCGGACGGCTTCGTCAACAACCCCACCCGCGGCGAGGACGATTTCGACGCGCGGGAGAACTTGACCCTGCGCGGCAAGTACCTCTACCGCCCGACCGGGCGCCAGGATGTCTCGTGGCTGCTAACGGCTCAGTACGGCGAGACCCGGCGCGGCAACGACATCGTCGATCTCTCCCGCATCGACGAGCGGCTCAACTTCTCGAATCTCGAAGACTTTGAAGAGAACGACTCGGTGGTGCTCTCATCGGACCTGAGCTGGAGTCTCGGTGATCGCTGGAGCGTGCGCTCGATCACCTCCTTCCTGGACGCTGAGTACCGCAGGTTCGACGATGACGACCAGAGCGCCGGCGGCGACAACGCTTTCCGCGGCCGCGACTCGACGGACCGCAATTGGGCGCAGGACGTGCGATTCGAATACTCCGGCGGCGCCGTGCGGGGAGTGAGCGGGGTGTACTACACCGAAGTCGACAGCGACGGACAGACTCTAGGCGAGGTTTCCCTGGCGCCGGCCATCCTCGGCATTCCCTCGATCTTGTTGCCTTTCTATCCCGAGATCATCGGCGTTGGACTGCAGAGTCCCTTCGACATCCAGACCACCAACTTTGCCGCCTTCACCCGTTGGGATCGACAGTTCGGTGACCGCTGGTCCGTCTTCGGTGGCGTGCGCTACGATCTCGAAGAGCAGACTTCCGACCAGACCACCGGCACCTCGCTGCTGACGCCCCTGCCGGACACCAGCGGCCTGCCGCCGCAGATCGCCGGCGCCATCGAAGCGGTGAACGCGGTGCTGCTGGCGCAGGTCGGCACCAGCACCGCCCAGACGGACACCGAGTACGACGCCTTCCTGCCGGAATTTGGTTTCAGCTATGACTGGAGCGAGGCGGTGACCACCGGCCTATTCTACAAGCGCGGCTACCGCGCCGGCGGCGCCGAACTCAGCCTCACCGGCCGCCAGAACGAATACGACCCGGAAACTCTCGATCTGATCGAGGCATCGCTGCGCTCTCTTCTGGCGGATGGCCGGCTGGTATTCAACGCCAATCTCTACTACGGCGACTGGACGGATCAGCAGGTCAACGTGCAGCAAAGTGACAATGCCTTCGACTTTCTGACGGAGAACGCCGGGGAATCGAAGATCTACGGCGCCGAGGCGGACCTGCGCTACCGTGCCCGGGGCAGTTGGGACGTCTACGGTTCCCTCGGCTACGCCTACACCGAATTCACGGAGTTCGAGAGCGCTTCCGAAGGCGTGCTGAGCGGCAATCGCTTCTCCCTCGCGCCGGAGTGGACGGCGGCGGCGGGAGCCAACTATCGATTCCTCGACGGGTGGTTCGTCCACGGCGACGTGAATTATCAGTCGGAAGCGTTCTCGAGCGTGGAGAACGATCCGGATCTGGTCGCCGATAGCCGCACTTTGGTGAATCTGCGAGGCGGCTACGAGACGGCCCGCTTCTCGGTGCTCGCGAGCCTCGAGAACGTCACCGACGAGACTTTTGCCATCACCGCCTTTCGCAACGTCGACGGCCGCACTCTGGGAAAGGTCGGCAACCCGCGCCAGGGGCTGCTCCAGCTCATTCTGCGTTTCTGA